The genomic segment CCGCGATGGCTTTGTGGATGCGGGCCTGGTTTACGCCACCGACGGGCGTGTGAAGGGTTTTGATTTGAAGGTGCTGGAAGATGATAAAGGCTTTTTCCCAAGCTATGCCGTCACGCCGGTGGTGCGTAAAGACACGCTCGCGGCGAACCCGGGGCTTGAGGAGGCGCTTAATACGCTCTCCGGCCTGATGGATAACGACACCATCACCTCGCTTAACGCGAAGGTGGACATCGATCACCAGACGCCGCAACAGGTCGCCCGCGACTTCCTGCGCGCCAAAGGTCTGCTTTAAGGAGGGATGATGGAGACTATTCACTATATGATCGATAACGCCGGTTTTCTCGCAAGCCTGACGCTCCAGCATTTATGGCTGGTGCTGCTGGCGGTAGGATTCGCGATCGTTATCGGTGTGCCGCTCGGCATTCTGATTGTGCGCCATAAGTGGCTTGCCACGCCGGTGCTGGGGCTTACGACGCTGGTGCTGACCATTCCTTCTATCGCCCTTTTTGGGCTGATGATCCCGCTCTTTTCATTGATAGGCCAGGGCATTGGCGCCCTGCCTGCGATCACCGCGGTGTTTCTCTACTCGCTGCTGCCGATTGTGCGCAACACGCACACCGCGCTCGACAGCCTGCCGCCGGGTCTGCGTGAAGCGGGCCGCGGTATCGGTATGACCTTCTGGCAGCGTCTGCGCTGGGTGGAGATCCCGATGGCGCTGCCGGTCATTTTCGGCGGCATCCGCACCGCCGTGGTGATGAATATCGGCGTGATGGCGATAGCCGCCGTCATCGGCGCAGGCGGCCTGGGTTTATTACTGCTTAACGGCATCGGCGGAAGCGACATCCGTATGCTTATCGCCGGTGCGCTGATGATCTGTTTACTGGCCATCATTCTGGACTGGTTACTGCACCGCTTGCAGGTCGTACTGACGCCTAAGGGGATCCGATAATGATTAAACTTGAAAACCTCACCAAACAGTTTGTGCAGAAAAACGGCCAGACGTTTAACGCCGTGGATAACGTGAATCTTAACGTGCCGGAAGGCGAGATGTGCGTGCTTCTTGGGCCGTCCGGCTGCGGCAAAACCACGACGCTTAAAATGATTAACCGCCTTATCGCGCCGTCTGGCGGCAAAATTTTCATCAATGGCGAAGATACGACCGATCTCGACACCGTGACGCTGCGCCGCAACATTGGCTACGTTATCCAGCAAATTGGTCTGTTCCCGAACATGACGATTGAGGAGAACATCACCGTGGTGCCGCGAATGCTTGGCTGGGATAAGGCGCGCTGCAAGGCGCGGGCGACCGAGCTTATGGCGATGGTAGCACTCGACCCAAAACGCTTCCTGAACCGCTATCCGCGTGAAATGTCAGGCGGCCAACAGCAGCGTATTGGCGTTATCCGCGCGCTGGCTGCGGATCCGCCGGTATTACTAATGGATGAGCCGTTCGGCGCGGTCGACCCGATTAACCGTGAGGTCATCCAGAATCAGTTTCTGGAAATGCAGCGCCAGCTCAAGAAAACCGTGATGCTGGTCAGCCATGACATTGACGAGGCGCTGAAGCTCGGCGACCGTATTGCGGTGTTCCGCCAGGGGAAAATTATCCAGTGCGCAAGCCCGGATGAGCTGCTTGCGAAACCGGCCAATGAGTTTGTCGGCTCTTTCGTGGGCCAGGATCGAACGCTTAAACGCCTGCTCCTGATCCAGGCAGGCGATGTGACCGATAAACAGCCGACCATCACGGTACGTACCTCAACGCCGCTTACGGAAGCTTTCGCGCTGATGGATGACAACGACATGCGTTCGATAACGGTGGTCGATGACGGCGAGAAGCCGCTCGGATTTGTAAAACGCCGCGAAGCGCGCGGGGCGACGGGGGTTTGTGCCGATATCACGCATCCTTTCCGGGTGACCGGCAAAGCCGAGGATAACCTGCGCGTCGTGTTGTCACGCCTTTATGAGCACAACACCGTCTGGATGCCGATTGTCGATGAAGAAGGACGTTATAGCGGGGAGATTTCGCAGGATTATATTGCGGATTATTTAAGCTCTGGCCGCACCCGTCGGGCGCTCAATATTCATGAAAGTTAAGTTGGGGTTGGGTGTGTGAGGTAACGGCAAGTGTTTAGCGTAATGGCGGGTGGCGCTGCGCGTACCCGCCCTGTTATCTCTATCACGCTTTAGGTAAGGTGGGTAAGCGCAGCGCCACCCACCATAACCCCTCTGCTCTAAACGTTTTACACGGCGGTGCGTAACGGATCGGTCGCGCCGAAACGCGTGACATCCACCCAGTTTGCCAGCTCGCGCTGTTCGGCGCGCGGCAGATACGGCAACTCACCTATCAGCGGCGCGGGAAGTTTCTGGCTTAACACATCGATAATTTCCGCATAGTGCGCAAGCCCCGGGTTTATACGGTTCGCCACCCAACCCACCAGCGGCAGGCCGTCGCTCGCAATCGCCTGAGCGGTTAACAGGGCATGGTTCAGACACCCTTCCTGAATGCCAACCACCATCAGAACCGGCAGTTGTTCCTGTACGACCCAGTCGGAAAGCGGACGTAAATCGTTCATCAGGCTACGCCACCCGCCCGTGCCCTCCACCACCACGTGATCTGCCTGTTCGCTCAGTTGTGCAAGGCCTTTTGACAATAGGGAATAATTGATAGCGCAGCTATGCGCCACGCTGCTTTCCTCTTCGCTGAAGGCTATCGGGTTAATGGCCTCATACGGCAACGTCAGGGTGGACACGCTTTGCAGCACCAGGGCATCTTTGTTGCGAAGCCCCTCCGGTGTGGCTTTGCTCCCTTTAGCCACCGGCTTATAGCCCACCACGCGTTTGCCGGTGGCGGCCAGCGCCTGTAACAGGGCGCGGGAAACCACCGTTTTCCCGACGGAGGTATCTGTACCGGTAATAAAGACGCGCTTAAGCATCGCTGACTCCATCTGCCATTGTATTAAAGAGAATGATCCAGTGGCAAAAGTCTAAAAGAAGACTTTCAGGGTCAGCTTGAGATAGCGCAATTTTTAGTGGATCAGGGAAAAGTTGTCACCCCTGCAACAGGCGAATCAACAACGAACCGTTATACATTGCGTCTTTAACCAGCGCCGCGCCGGCCATCGTGCCGCGATTGGAGAACTGAGTGCTTTCGACGCTAATATTACGGCTGTAGAGAGGCAGCGACTGCTGGTGGATAGATTCCGCTATCGCCGGGAACAGAATATCTGACGCCCGGTTGAGCGGCGAACCAATCAGAATTTTTTGCGGATTAAACAGATTCACCATAATGGCGAGGATGCGCCCGACATTCGTCCCAACCCCGAGAATAATGTCGCGCGCCAGGCGATCGCCTGCCAGCGCTGCATCGCACAGCGAGGCCACGCCAAGCGGCTGTTCGTGCAGCATCGAGCCCATCGACTGATTCATGCGCTGTTGAGCAAGCTCCAGCACACTGTCAATACTGGCTATCGTCTCAAGGCAGCCGTGGTTGCCGCAGTAGCAACGCTTGCCGTAAGGGTCGACCTGCGTGTGACCAATCTCCACCAGACTGCTGCTGCCCGCGTGGAGCAGGCGACCATCGGTGATAACGCCTGCGCCAACGTTATGATCAATCACGACCTGAATCACATCGCGCGCGCCGCGCGAGGCGCCAAACAGCGATTCCGCCATCGTCCAGGCGCTGATATCGTGCTGTACAAATACCGGCACGCCGGTATGGGTTTCCAGCGCAACGCCGAGCGGCATATCGAGAACATCGTAAAACGGCATCTGGCGCACCAGCCCGTGTTCGGTATCAATAATGCCCGGCAGCGTAATGGCGATAGCGGTGAGTCTTTCCAGCTGACGCTGGTGACGAATAAAAAAGCGATCGATGTGGTCAATAATTCGATCAAGCAGCGGGCGTTCTTCTTTCAGCGGCAGGTCGAGCTGCTCTTCTACCACCAGTTTACTGCTAAGATCGCGAAGCGCGAGGTTGATTTCGCCACGGTTGATACGCACCGAAAGATAGTGCCAGGCGTCGGTTTCCACCGCGAGCCCCACCGCCGGACGCCCACGGCTGCCCGGCTCCTGGATTTCCGTCTCCTGCACCAGATGCGCTTCGAGCATTTCGCGCACGATTTTTGTAATACTGGCAGGAGCGAGCTGCGCCAGTCTGGAAAGATCGATACGTGACACCGGGCCAAGCTGATCAATCAGGCGATACACTGCGCCTGCGTTGGTCTGTTTTATCTGATCGATATGGCCCGGTTGACTATCAGCAACCACGTCTCACTCCCTTATTTTCGCGCTTCGAAATAAACATTCGGCTATGGTGAAGCACTTCGCCAGGGCGCGTCAAATTTTTACTTAGCCTTGTGATTTACTGCACATTTTAGCGGGGTTCCAGGGCCGTTTCCGCCTGCCCTGGCGCATCCAGAAGTTGAGAAATGAAACGCTGTGCCGCTGCGCTCTGTTCACGGTGACGTGCCCAGACCAGCCACATCTCTGAAATGGCGTCCGGTTCGCGCAGTTTCACCCAGCGCATCTCTTCAAGCCGCACGCGCTGAAAGGACGCTGGCAGAATCGACACCCCAAGCCCGGCCGCGACAAGCCCGATAATCGTCATCGCCTCGCCCACCTCCTGCGTGATGCGCGGCTGCACGCCGTAGCGATGCAGAAGCCCGAGAATATCGTCATACAGGCCGGTGCCGACGTGTGGGTCGAAAAAGACGAACGGCTCGCCCGCCAGCTCACTCAGCGACACGGCTTCGCACGCAGCGAGCGGGTGATCGCACGGGATGAGCGCCAGCAGCGGCTCGCGCAACACCAGTTGCCAGGCGAGCGTCTCCGGCAGCGGCGTATTACGCATCAGCCCTACATCGAGCCGCCCTTCCGTCAGTGGCGCTATCTGAGCGCGGGTATTGATCTCAAGGGTCTGTAAATGCACATCCGGATAACGGCGACGAAACACCGACAACGTATCGGAAATGGCGCGGATAAACGGGGCCGACGAGGTAAAGCCGATGCGCAGTTCGCCGGTTTCTCCGTGATGCAGCCTTGCGGCCCGCACCGCCGCCGCCTCGACCTCGCTTAAAATCTGGCGGCTGTCGGCGAGAAACTGCCTGCCCGCCGCCGTGAGGCTGACGCTGCGGTTGGTGCGGGCCAGTAACCGCGCGCCGGTTTGCGCCTCCAGCGCCTGGATCTGCTGGCTTAGCGGGGGTTGTGAGATATTCAGCCGGGCGGCGGCACGGCCAAAATGCAGCTCTTCAGCCACGGCGACAAAATAGCGCAAATGACGCAGTTCTATATTCATATTTAATTCATATCATTTGAGATTATTAATATATTAGACAGATGATTCGCCGCTTTCTACTCTTCGTGTGTGCCTTACCCGTCGGCCAACAATCGCGGGGATGTTAAGTAAGGATCTGCTGTGAGTCGTACCACTTCCGTCAGCGCCGCGCCGGCGCAGGCTGCTGACGATGCTGTTATTGCCGCGCCGGCGACATATATCAAACGCGGCACGCCCGCTTTCATGCGCGTAACCCTCGCGCTTTTCTCCGCAGGTCTTGCGACGTTCGCCCTGCTCTATTGCGTACAACCGATCCTGCCGGTGCTGTCACAGGAGTTCGGCATCACGCCCGCCGCCAGCAGTATTTCGCTGTCGGTCGCGACCGTCATGCTCGCGGTCGGTTTACTCTTTACCGGGCCCGTTTCCGACGCCATCGGGCGGAAAAACGTGATGGTCACCTCGCTGCTGCTGGCTTCTGTCTGCACCCTGCTTGCCACCATGATGCACAGCTGGCACGGCATTCTGCTGATGCGCGCGTTGATTGGGCTTTCGCTAAGCGGCGTGGCGGCAGTCGGTATGACCTATCTTTCAGAAGAGATCCACCCAAGCGTTGTCGCGTTTTCGATGGGGCTTTACATCAGCGGCAACTCCATCGGCGGCATGAGCGGCCGCCTGCTGAGCGGTGTGATCACAGATTTCACCAGCTGGCGCGTGGCAATGGCTGTTATTGGCTGTTTCGCGCTGGCGGCCGCGCTGATGTTCTGGAAGATCCTGCCCGCCTCGCGCCATTTTCGCGCCTCTTCACTGCGCCCGCGCACGCTGTTGATTAACTTCCGTCTGCACTGGCGCGACGACGGGCTGCCGCTGCTGTTCGCCGAAGGCTTTCTGCTGATGGGCGCGTTCGTTACGCTGTTTAACTATATCGGCTACCGCCTGATGCTTACGCCCTGGCATTTGAGCCAGGCAGCGGTTGGCCTGCTGTCGGTTGCCTACCTCACCGGCACCTGGAGCTCGCCAAAAGCAGGCGCGATGACCGCGCGATTCGGGCGCGGCCCGGTCATGCTCGGCTTTACCGCCATGATGCTGTGCGGGCTGCTGCTGACGCTGCTCTCGTCGCTGTGGTTGATTTTCGCAGGTATGTTGCTTTTCTCCGCCGGGTTCTTCGCCGCGCATTCCGTCGCCAGTAGCTGGATTGGCCCCCGGGCGCGGCGCGCCAAAGGCCAGGCCTCGTCACTCTATCTTTTCAGCTATTACTTAGGCTCAAGCGTTGCGGGCACGCTCGGCGGGCTGTTCTGGCATCGCTTCGGCTGGAACGGCGTGGGCGGGTTTATCGCCCTGCTGCTGGTGCTGGCGCTGCTGGTGGGTAACCGACTGCACCATCGCGTCCGGTAATCGGCGCGCAGGCCTCGTGTTTCGTCAGGGTTAATGCTACCTTTTCAGCTTGCCGACAACGTCACGAGGCCTTATGGAAAACAAAAATTATCAACAGCTTAGCCGCACGTTCCTGCGGCTCTCCCGCTTCTCTCATCTCTCGGCTATCGCGAGCTGGGATATGTTCGCCATGATGCCGCCAGGCGGCAGCCACGCGCGCGGCGAAGCCCTCGCCGAACTGAGCGTACTACAGCATCAGATCCTGACGGATAAAAACATGGCCGAGTGGCTACGCGGTGCCGAGCAGGAAGATCTTAACGATCTTGAACAGGCGAACCTGCGCGAAATGCAACGCCATTATCAGCAAGCGGCGCTGCTGCCAGCGTCACTGGTCGAAGCCAAATCGCTCGCCGGCAGCCGTTGTGAACACGCCTGGCGCAGCCAGCGCCCGGCCAACGACTGGGACGGTTTCTCGGAAAACCTGAAAGAAGTGGTCAGACTAAGCCGTGAAGAAGCCGCCATCCGCGCCGGGGCGAAAGGCTGCTCGCGTTATGACGCGCTGCTTGATCTTTTTGAACCCGACATGACCAGCGCCCGTCTTGATACGCTGTTTGGCGATCTGCGCGGCTGGCTGCCGGATCTCCTCGCCCGCGCGGTGGAAAAACAGCAGCGCACTCCGCTGACCGCCCCACAAGGGCCATTCCCGGTTGCGAAACAGCGCGAGTTGGGCCTTGAGGCCATGCGTCTGCTCGGGTTTGATTTTGACGGTGGCCGCCTGGATGTCAGCGCGCACCCGTTCTGCGGCGGTGTGCCGGAAGATGTGCGTATTACCACGCGTTATGACGAAAACGAGCTTTTCAGCGCGCTGTTTGGCGTTATCCATGAAACCGGCCACGCCCGCTATGAACAAAACCTGCCGCGCGAATGGCCGGGCCAGCCGGTGCAGCTTGCGCGCTCAACGGCTATCCACGAATCCCAGAGCCTGTTTTTTGAAATGCAGCTCGGGCGCAGCCGCCCGTTCCTGAAACTGCTGCTGCCGCAGGTCGTGGCGCGTTTCGGGATGCAGCCCGCGCTTGAGGAAGAGAACTACCTCGCCTGGAACCAGCGCGTGAAGCCAGGTTTCATTCGTGTGGACGCTGACGAAGTCAGCTATCCGGCACACGTCGTGCTGCGCTATGAGATTGAGCGCGCGCTTATCGATGGCGATATTGAGGTTGAAGATATTCCGGCGCTGTGGGATGAAAAAATGCAGCGCTGGCTTGGGCTTTCCACGGTTGGCAATTACCGCGACGGCTGCATGCAGGATATCCACTGGACCGATGGCGGTTTCGGCTACTTCCCCTCTTACACGCTTGGCGCGATGTATGCCGCACAGCTTTTTCAGGCCGCACGCAAGGCGCTGCCGAACCTCGACGCCGCCATTGCTGAAGGCGACCTGCGCGCGCTGTTCGACTGGCTGCGCCAGTCGGTGTGGCAGCACGGCAGCCGCTTTAGCACCTCGCAGCTGTTGATTAACGCTACCGGTGAAGATCTCAACCCGCGCCACTTCCAGGCACATCTTACTGAGCGTTATCTGTAACGCCGCCTTCCTGTCGCCGGGCCATGCGCCCGGCGTTGTACATTCCGTTACACGCCGATACTAATCACCTACGGACGTCTCCCCCGCTGCGCCGTTATAGTTTTGTCACGCCCCGCCGTTTTTTCTTCGTCGCTTTTGTCAGGCCTGCGCGCTCAGGCACGCACGTTGCCGTTTGCGCCGGACGCGCGGGCCGCGGTTTCCGGAGGCCCGACATGATCCGCCGTTATCAGTTCGAGATAATCCTGACGCTACTGCTGCTGTGCGGCGCGCTGACGGCCTTTTTTTACTGGTGAACCACGCTAGCACGCTGATTTTATTCTCACTTTGCTCGCGTCACGTCTATAGTTACCTCACAGGGTTACTTTAATAATCATAATTGCCCCACCAGAGAGTGATATGCGCAAAACCGTTTTCTTGTTACTGGGATCGCTATTATTACCTGCTTTTATTACGCACGCCGATGAGGGCGATGACGCCTCAGAAGCCGCCAGCGAGGTGCAAACCCTCTTTTTTGGCCATGACGACCGCACGCCCGTGCCGGATCCGGCCTCTTCCCCGTGGGACGCTATTGGCCAGCTCGAAACCGAGAGCGGCAATTTATGCACGGCCACGCTTATCTCCCCGCATCTGGCGCTAACCGCTGGCCACTGTCTGCTGACGCCGCCGGACGGCACGCCGGATCGCCCCGTGGCGCTGCGCTTTGTCTCGCAAAAGGGAAAGTGGCGTTATGAAATTCACAGCATTGAAGGACGCGTTGCGCCGTCGCTTGGCCGCAAGCTAAAGCCGGATGGCGATGGCTGGATTGTGCCGTCTTCTGCCGCACCCGAAGATTTTGGGCTGATTATTCTGCGCAACCCGCCATCCGGCCTGACGCCGCTGCCGCTGTTTGAAGGCGACCGCGCGGCGCTGTCCCGCGCGCTGAAGGCCACAGGCCGTCGCGTTACGCAGTCGGGCTATCCGGAAGATCATCTCGATGCGCTCTACAGCCATCAGGATTGCCTTATTACCGGCTGGGCGCAGCATGCTGTGCTGGCGCACCAGTGCGACACGCTGCCAGGCGACAGCGGTTCGCCACTCATGCTGCGCACCGACAGTGGCTGGCAGTTAATTGGCGTGCAAAGCTCGGCACCCGCCGCCAAAGACCGCTGGCGCGCCGATAACCGCGCGATTTCGGTGACCGGTTTTCGCGAGCGCCTCGAAGCGCTGGCAGACGAATAAAAAAGGGGCGCCGAGCGCCCCTTTTCTCTGTCCGGCCTTACGCCAGTTTGATAATCACCATGCCCACCAGCAGCAAAACAAGCCCTGCCCAGCCTTTGCGGTTAAGGCGCTGGCCGAACATTATCCAGCCTGCCGCCACGGTGGCGGCTATTCCAAACCCGCCCCACAGCGCATACGCGACCGCCAGAGCAATACCTTTCACCGCCTGACCGAGCGCGCTGAACGCGCAAAGCACCGCCGCAAGCGACGCCACGCCATACAGCGGGCGACGGAAACCGTCTGAATATTTCAGCCAGATATTGGCGATAATTTCGAGGCCTATCGCGAGCAGCAGCCAGAGAATATGCTGTAACTCAACCTGCGACATGACGCACCTCCGGTTTATGGCTCTGGGTGTGGGTGCCGGTTTTAATCAGTAAAATGCCGGCAATCAGCACCAGTAACCCCAGGCTTTTTTGCAGCGTCAGGGTTTCATCAAACAGCAGCACGCTAAAAAGCGTAATTAAGATAATCCCAACACCTTCCCACAAGGCATACGCCACACCCAGCGCAATACGCTTAACAGAAAAACAAAGAAAAATATAAGAAAGGGAAATCATCACCAGCATTAAAATAAATCCGACGGGGCCACCGCCCACGCTTGCCCATTTTAATGACAGCGTTCCGGTAATTTCGGCGATAATCGCCAGAGCTAATAAAATCCAGTAAAGCATGGTCTCTCTCCTGCCTGAAAAAAAATAAACAGGCATACCTGATGGCGCGTTAATACGCATCACGAAAACGACAAATAGCAGCAGGCGCGCAAAGACGGCCCGAGTCGAAATAAAAAGAGAGAAACTGACTACAGCGCGTTGCGCCAGTGTTGTTCGCCGCAGGCGAAAACAGCAGGGAAAGGTGTAGAGAAAACGTAAAACGATGAAATAAAGCGGTTGAACAGGTTGTCCATAATCATTCAATTTATCCGCGGTCTTGCTTCTCGTCGTTGCGGAAAAAAATGTCCTCGGTAGTCAAACACACCGGAATTAAACCATGCCGTCAGGTTTTTCTCAACCCATTTACACGACTTTACCGGCAAACTTTAACGTTTTACTCCGGTAAAAACAGCGCCTTAATTTATAGTCCTGATTAATTAATCACGACAGCAGATTAATTAATCATTAGCTGCCTGTGTATTTTCACGATATGCTATTTTCTTACATTAAGTTAACAAGGAAGTATCAGGATGACCTTAGACGAACTGCAACAGAAATATTCCGGTGCGCGTGCCTGGGGCTTTG from the Cronobacter condimenti 1330 genome contains:
- a CDS encoding LysR family transcriptional regulator; this translates as MNIELRHLRYFVAVAEELHFGRAAARLNISQPPLSQQIQALEAQTGARLLARTNRSVSLTAAGRQFLADSRQILSEVEAAAVRAARLHHGETGELRIGFTSSAPFIRAISDTLSVFRRRYPDVHLQTLEINTRAQIAPLTEGRLDVGLMRNTPLPETLAWQLVLREPLLALIPCDHPLAACEAVSLSELAGEPFVFFDPHVGTGLYDDILGLLHRYGVQPRITQEVGEAMTIIGLVAAGLGVSILPASFQRVRLEEMRWVKLREPDAISEMWLVWARHREQSAAAQRFISQLLDAPGQAETALEPR
- a CDS encoding MFS transporter, with translation MSRTTSVSAAPAQAADDAVIAAPATYIKRGTPAFMRVTLALFSAGLATFALLYCVQPILPVLSQEFGITPAASSISLSVATVMLAVGLLFTGPVSDAIGRKNVMVTSLLLASVCTLLATMMHSWHGILLMRALIGLSLSGVAAVGMTYLSEEIHPSVVAFSMGLYISGNSIGGMSGRLLSGVITDFTSWRVAMAVIGCFALAAALMFWKILPASRHFRASSLRPRTLLINFRLHWRDDGLPLLFAEGFLLMGAFVTLFNYIGYRLMLTPWHLSQAAVGLLSVAYLTGTWSSPKAGAMTARFGRGPVMLGFTAMMLCGLLLTLLSSLWLIFAGMLLFSAGFFAAHSVASSWIGPRARRAKGQASSLYLFSYYLGSSVAGTLGGLFWHRFGWNGVGGFIALLLVLALLVGNRLHHRVR
- the bioD gene encoding dethiobiotin synthase codes for the protein MLKRVFITGTDTSVGKTVVSRALLQALAATGKRVVGYKPVAKGSKATPEGLRNKDALVLQSVSTLTLPYEAINPIAFSEEESSVAHSCAINYSLLSKGLAQLSEQADHVVVEGTGGWRSLMNDLRPLSDWVVQEQLPVLMVVGIQEGCLNHALLTAQAIASDGLPLVGWVANRINPGLAHYAEIIDVLSQKLPAPLIGELPYLPRAEQRELANWVDVTRFGATDPLRTAV
- the mdtJ gene encoding multidrug/spermidine efflux SMR transporter subunit MdtJ; protein product: MLYWILLALAIIAEITGTLSLKWASVGGGPVGFILMLVMISLSYIFLCFSVKRIALGVAYALWEGVGIILITLFSVLLFDETLTLQKSLGLLVLIAGILLIKTGTHTQSHKPEVRHVAG
- a CDS encoding trypsin-like serine peptidase, whose protein sequence is MRKTVFLLLGSLLLPAFITHADEGDDASEAASEVQTLFFGHDDRTPVPDPASSPWDAIGQLETESGNLCTATLISPHLALTAGHCLLTPPDGTPDRPVALRFVSQKGKWRYEIHSIEGRVAPSLGRKLKPDGDGWIVPSSAAPEDFGLIILRNPPSGLTPLPLFEGDRAALSRALKATGRRVTQSGYPEDHLDALYSHQDCLITGWAQHAVLAHQCDTLPGDSGSPLMLRTDSGWQLIGVQSSAPAAKDRWRADNRAISVTGFRERLEALADE
- the ydgU gene encoding small membrane protein YdgU, whose protein sequence is MIRRYQFEIILTLLLLCGALTAFFYW
- a CDS encoding carboxypeptidase M32, translated to MENKNYQQLSRTFLRLSRFSHLSAIASWDMFAMMPPGGSHARGEALAELSVLQHQILTDKNMAEWLRGAEQEDLNDLEQANLREMQRHYQQAALLPASLVEAKSLAGSRCEHAWRSQRPANDWDGFSENLKEVVRLSREEAAIRAGAKGCSRYDALLDLFEPDMTSARLDTLFGDLRGWLPDLLARAVEKQQRTPLTAPQGPFPVAKQRELGLEAMRLLGFDFDGGRLDVSAHPFCGGVPEDVRITTRYDENELFSALFGVIHETGHARYEQNLPREWPGQPVQLARSTAIHESQSLFFEMQLGRSRPFLKLLLPQVVARFGMQPALEEENYLAWNQRVKPGFIRVDADEVSYPAHVVLRYEIERALIDGDIEVEDIPALWDEKMQRWLGLSTVGNYRDGCMQDIHWTDGGFGYFPSYTLGAMYAAQLFQAARKALPNLDAAIAEGDLRALFDWLRQSVWQHGSRFSTSQLLINATGEDLNPRHFQAHLTERYL
- the mdtI gene encoding multidrug/spermidine efflux SMR transporter subunit MdtI; its protein translation is MSQVELQHILWLLLAIGLEIIANIWLKYSDGFRRPLYGVASLAAVLCAFSALGQAVKGIALAVAYALWGGFGIAATVAAGWIMFGQRLNRKGWAGLVLLLVGMVIIKLA
- the osmW gene encoding osmoprotectant ABC transporter permease OsmW, which translates into the protein METIHYMIDNAGFLASLTLQHLWLVLLAVGFAIVIGVPLGILIVRHKWLATPVLGLTTLVLTIPSIALFGLMIPLFSLIGQGIGALPAITAVFLYSLLPIVRNTHTALDSLPPGLREAGRGIGMTFWQRLRWVEIPMALPVIFGGIRTAVVMNIGVMAIAAVIGAGGLGLLLLNGIGGSDIRMLIAGALMICLLAIILDWLLHRLQVVLTPKGIR
- the mlc gene encoding sugar metabolism global transcriptional regulator Mlc — protein: MVADSQPGHIDQIKQTNAGAVYRLIDQLGPVSRIDLSRLAQLAPASITKIVREMLEAHLVQETEIQEPGSRGRPAVGLAVETDAWHYLSVRINRGEINLALRDLSSKLVVEEQLDLPLKEERPLLDRIIDHIDRFFIRHQRQLERLTAIAITLPGIIDTEHGLVRQMPFYDVLDMPLGVALETHTGVPVFVQHDISAWTMAESLFGASRGARDVIQVVIDHNVGAGVITDGRLLHAGSSSLVEIGHTQVDPYGKRCYCGNHGCLETIASIDSVLELAQQRMNQSMGSMLHEQPLGVASLCDAALAGDRLARDIILGVGTNVGRILAIMVNLFNPQKILIGSPLNRASDILFPAIAESIHQQSLPLYSRNISVESTQFSNRGTMAGAALVKDAMYNGSLLIRLLQG
- the osmV gene encoding osmoprotectant ABC transporter ATP-binding protein OsmV, giving the protein MIKLENLTKQFVQKNGQTFNAVDNVNLNVPEGEMCVLLGPSGCGKTTTLKMINRLIAPSGGKIFINGEDTTDLDTVTLRRNIGYVIQQIGLFPNMTIEENITVVPRMLGWDKARCKARATELMAMVALDPKRFLNRYPREMSGGQQQRIGVIRALAADPPVLLMDEPFGAVDPINREVIQNQFLEMQRQLKKTVMLVSHDIDEALKLGDRIAVFRQGKIIQCASPDELLAKPANEFVGSFVGQDRTLKRLLLIQAGDVTDKQPTITVRTSTPLTEAFALMDDNDMRSITVVDDGEKPLGFVKRREARGATGVCADITHPFRVTGKAEDNLRVVLSRLYEHNTVWMPIVDEEGRYSGEISQDYIADYLSSGRTRRALNIHES